A region of the Pantoea alfalfae genome:
TCGTGACCTCACTGGGGATCACCTGGAACCCGTACACCACGCAGATTGAGCCGCACGACTATATCGCTGAGATGTTCGACTGTATCGCCCGCTTTAACACCATCCTGATCGATTTCGATCGTGATATCTGGGGTTATGTGGCGCTGAACCATTTCAAACAGAAAACTATTGCGGGTGAAATTGGCTCCTCAACCATGCCGCACAAGGTGAACCCGATCGACTTCGAAAACTCCGAAGGCAATCTGGGTCTGGCGAATGCTGTCATGCAGCATCTGGCCAGCAAGTTGCCGGTCTCACGCTGGCAGCGTGACCTGACCGACTCCACCGTGCTGCGTAACCTCGGGGTGGGCGTGGGCTATGCGCTGATCGCCTATCAGGCGACGCTGAAAGGCATCTCTAAGCTGGAAGTGAACCGTGACCGCCTGCTGGACGAGCTGGATCACAACTGGGAAGTGCTGGCAGAGCCGATCCAGACGGTGATGCGTCGTTACGGCATTGAGAAGCCCTATGAGAAGCTGAAAGAGCTGACGCGCGGCAAACGCGTGGACGCTGCCGGTATGCAGGCCTTTATCGACAGCCTGGCGCTGCCGGAAGAGGAAAAAGTGCGTCTGAAGCAGATGACGCCTGCAAACTATATTGGTCGCGCTATCCAGATGGTTGACGATCTGAAATAATGCCCGCCGCAGACCGGCTCAGTCCGGTCTGCGTTAACATCTTGTTTAATACATTTCGCGTATACTTTCTGCAGGTTGACTCAAACAGAGTGTAAGGAATTTCTATGCGTGTTCTGGTTGTTGAAGACAATGCCCTGCTGCGCCATCATCTCGCCGTCCAGTTACGTGACATGGGCCATCAGGTCGATGCCGCCGAAGACGCCAAAGAAGCTGACTATTTTCTTCGCGAACATCTGCCCGATATCGCGCTGGTGGATCTCGGCCTGCCGGATGAAGATGGCATGTCGCTGATTCGTCGCTGGCGCAGTGATGCCGTGCGTCAGCCAATTCTGGTCCTGACTGCCCGTGAGGGCTGGCAGGCGAAAGTCGAAGCGCTGGAAGCCGGTGCGGATGACTACGTGACCAAGCCATTTCACATTGAAGAAGTCGCGGCACGCCTGCAGGCGCTGATGCGCCGCAACAGCGGTCATGCGTCGCAAATCATCGATATGGCCCCGTTTCAGGTGGATCTCTCACGCCGTGAGCTGACGGTGAATGAAGAGCCAGTAAAACTCACCGCCTTTGAGTACACCATTGTCGAGACGCTAATCCGTAACGCCGGCAAAGTGGTGAGCAAAGACTCACTGATGCTGCAGCTCTATCCTGACGCTGAACTGCGCGAAAGCCACACTATCGACGTCCTGATGGGTCGTCTGCGCAAAAAAATTCTGGCGTTGCACCCCACTGATGTCATTGCCACCGTGCGTGGCCAGGGTTACCGCTTTGATCTCTGACCATGTCCTGGTTTAATCGTTACCGCCCTATTTCGCTGCGCGCCCGCTTTCTGCTGGCCTCCGCAGCGATAGTTCTGTTCCTCTCACTCTCTTACGGCATGGTCGCGGTGATTGGCTATGTGGTGAGTTTCGATAAAAATACCTACCGGGTGATGCGCGGCGAGAGCAATCTGTTCTTTACGCTGGCGCAATGGCATGACAACAAGCTCACCATCGCGCAGCCGGAACGAATGACGCTGAATTTTCCTACCCTGGTCTTCATCTACGATGAGCATGGTAAGCTGCTGTGGCAGCAACGCGACGTGCCGGATATTCGCAAAAAGATCCGCCGCGAATGGCTGCTGAAGCCTGATTTCTACGAGATCGATACCAGCAACCGCACCAGCATGGTCGCGATGGGCAATAATCTCAATGCTAAGCAACGGCTTAATGACTGGGACACTGACAGCAACGATACCTTTACCCATTCGGTTGCGGTTAACCGTTACGATGCCACGACGAATCTGCCCGCGCTCACCATTGTGGTGGTCGACTCTATTCCGCAGGAGTTGCAGCACTCTGATGTGGTCTGGTCGTGGTTCAGCTATGTGCTGGCGGCTAACCTGATTCTCATTATTCCGCTGCTGTGGCTGGCGGCGCACTGGAGTCTGCGGCCAATTGGTACGCTGACACAGCAGGTGCGCGAACTGGAAACCAGTCAGCGCGAAAATCTGGCGGATAATCCACCGCAGGAGTTGCGCAGTCTGGTGCGCAACCTCAATCTGCTGCTGACCAATGAGCGGCAGCGCTATACACGTTATCGCACCACCCTTTCTGATCTGACCCATAGCCTGAAAACGCCGCTGGCCGTGTTGCAGAGCACCCTGCGATCGCTGCGCAACGGCAAAGAGCTGACAGTAGAACAGGCGGAGCCGGTCATGCTGGAGCAGATTAGTCGTATTTCACAGCAGGTGGGATATTACCTGCACCGCGCCAGTATGCAGGCCGATCACAATCCGCTGCAGCGCGATATCCATTCCGTTTCCGGTCTGCTCGACAAGCTCTGTTCAGCACTGAATAAAGTCTATCAGCGCAAAGGCGTGGCGATTACGCTGGATATCTCTCCGGAGCTGTCCTTCATTGGCGACCAGAATGACTTTATGGAAGTGCTGGGCAACGTACTGGATAATGCCTGCAAGTACTGTCTGGAGTTTATCGAAGTCAGCGCTTTTCAAAGCGAAAATGCACTGCATCTCTATATTGACGACGATGGCCCGGGCATTCCCGAGAGCAAGCGCGATTTAGTGTTTGTCCGGGGTCAGCGTGCCGATACGCTGCGGCCAGGCCAGGGCTTAGGTCTGGCAGTGGTACGCGATATACTGGAACAGTATGATGGAAATGTCATCGCCACTAGCAGTGCGCTTGGCGGAACACGTATGGAAGTAGTTTTTCAGCGCCAGGAAGTCGAACATCACCGCGAGTAGAAAACCCTCAGGACTGTTATACTTGCTGGCATTTACAGCCCTAAGCGGAACCCTTGTATGGACTATCAGCTCGATATTAACTGGCCCGATTTTATTCAGCGCTACTGGCAGAAACGCCCGGTCGTGCTGAAGCGTGGTTTTAAAAACTTTGTCGATCCCCTTTCACCGGATGAACTCGCCGGACTGGCAATGGAAAACGAGGTGGACAGCCGCCTGGTCAGCCATCAGGACGGCAAATGGCAGGTCAGCCACGGCCCGTTTGAGAGCTATGATCATCTGGGAGAGAACAACTGGTCACTGCTGGTCCAGGCGGTCAATCACTGGCATGAACCCTCAGCCGCGCTGATGCGCCCTTTCCGCTTTCTGCCTGACTGGCGTGTTGATGACCTGATGGTATCGTTTGCCGTGCCTGGCGGAGGCGTCGGCCCCCATTTTGATCAGTATGATGTCTTTATTATTCAGGGTACTGGCCGCCGTCGCTGGCGCGTCGGTGAAAAAGTGGCGCTGAAGCAGCACTGCCCGCACCCGGATCTGCTGCAGGTTGAACCGTTCGATGCCATCATCGATGAAGAGCTGGAGCCGGGCGATATTCTCTACATTCCGCCGGGATTCCCGCACGAAGGCTACTCGCTGGAAAACGCACTGAACTACTCTGTGGGTTTCCGCGCCCCCAGCGGTCGCGAGTTAATCAGCGGCTTTGCGGACTATGCCCTGGCCAATGAGCTGGGCAGCCTGCGCTTCAGCGATCCGGATGTGCCTGCACGTGATTGCCCGTCGCAGATCCTGCCGCAGGAGATTGAAGGCGTGCGCCAGCTGATGCTGGATGTAGTTAATCAGCCAGCGCAGTTTGAGCAGTGGTTCGGCGAATTCATTTCGCAGTCACGCCACGAACTCGACGTCGCGCCGCCGGAACCGCCTTATCAGCCTGATGAAATTTATGATGCGCTGCAACAGGGCGATGCGCTGAGCCGGTTGGGTGGCCTGCGTGTCCTGACGATTGGTGAGGCTGTTTATATCAATGGTGAGCGGGTTGAGTGTTCGCGCCCGGATGTGATGGCAGTTCTGGCGAATCACTATCGCATCACACTGGAGGATCTGGGTGATGCGCTGGATGATCCGGCCGTACTGGCGCAGATCGCCGGTCTGGTGAATGCCGGTTACTTGTACTTCGGCGAGGAATAACCCGCAGCGCGTAACAGTGCGCTGCGGCTGAATCAGGCTCTCCTGCCGTCATGGCAGGAGAGCCTTTTTTAATTTAATCCTTCTTCTGCGCGGCCAGTTCTGACAGACGCACAATCACTTCCACTGACTTCGCCATGATATTCAGCGACGCAAACTCATGCTTGCCGTGATAGTTATAGCCTCCGGTAAAGATGTTCGGGCAAGGTAATCCTTTCCACGACAGCGATGACCCATCGGTGCCGCCGCGAATCGGTTTCACCACGGGTTCAATGCCGCAGTCACGCATCGCCTGCAAAGCCAGATCAATGATATGCGGGAACGGCTCGACCTTTTCACGCATGTTGCGATAGCTATTGGTGATCTCAACAGTGACCGAGCAGTCAGGGTGCAGGGTTTTGTTGATCTCCGCAGCGATCTGCAGCAGCGTCTGTTTACGCTGTTCAAAACTCTCTGTTTCAAAGTCACGAATGATGTAGAGCATCTCGGCGTGCTCGACGCTGCCTTTGATCTGATGCAGATGGTAGAAGCCCTCATAGCCGTCGGTGTACTGCGGTTTTTCGCCGGCCGGTACGGCCGCATGAAACTGGTTAGCCAGCTCCAGTGCATTGACCATCACGCCTTTCGCGGAGCCTGGATGTACGTTGTTACCGACGATTTTGACCGTAGCCGAGGCGGCATTGAAGTTCTCATACTCAAACTCACCCAGATCGCTGCCATCAATGGTGTAGGCCCAGTCGGCGGCGAACGCCTCCACATCAAAATGTGAGGTGCCGCGACCGATCTCTTCATCAGGGGTAAAGGCGACGCGGATCGCGCCGTGGGGCGTATCGCTGTTAGCCAGCTGCGCCATCGCCGTCATGATCTCGGCGATACCCGCTTTATCATCCGCGCCCAGCAGGGTTTTGCCATCGGTGGTAATCAGCGTATGTCCAATCAGCTTGTGCAGCACCGGGAACATGACCGGTGACAGGACCTCGTTGCCATTACCCAGCGCAATGTCGCCACCGCGATAATCTTCGATGATCTGCGGGTTCACATGTTTCGCTGTGAAATCAGGCGAGGTATCCATGTGGGAGATGAAACCGATAACTGGCGTCGGCCAGTCAACATTGGCGGGCAGCGTGCCCATGACGCAACAGTGATCGCTCAGGGTGACATCAACAAAACCCAGGGCCAGCAGCTCCTCCTGCAGCTGACGCGCCAGCGTCCACTGTCCTTCACTGCTGGGCACCTGGCGCGCCTGCGGCTTAGCCTGTGTCTCAACTGCCACATAACTTAAAAAGCGCTCAAGTAACTGTTCCATATCCCATCCTTTAAAAGTGCCGTCCGGTATTATTCACAGACCCGCCGGTCACAACGTTGCGTAAAATCATTCGCAGACAGGTTAGCGCTGTCGGTGACCTTTGGGAAAGTAATAAGCCCGAAAAAAACGCCTGATTACGTGATTGTTGCGGCAAACCTCGCAATGTTGTTAACAGCCGGGCGAATTGCCGCGGCCAGGCGGGCAAAACATGGCAATGCCTTATTTTTCAGGTATCATCCGCCCCTCTTTGCTGGCTGGCTGCACTGAGCGGCTATGCTGTAACTGTTCGACCTTAGACAGACTGAGACTAAAATGACGCAAACACGCGCACAGCAGGCGCTGGTTACGCTTTCTGGCATCAGTAAAGCTTTTGATGGAAAGACCATCATTGATGATTTTAACCTGACCATCCATCACGGTGAGTTCATCACCCTGCTCGGCCCGTCGGGCTGTGGCAAAACCACCATTCTGCGCCTGATTGCCGGGCTGGAAGCGGCTGATCGCGGCCGTATCTCGCTCGATGACCAGGACATTACTGATACGCCGGCCGAACACCGTCACGTCAATACCGTGTTTCAGAGCTACGCGCTGTTTCCGCATATGACCGTATCTGAAAACGTTGCTTTTGGCCTGCGGATGCAGAAAACCCCGTCGGCAGAAATTGAGAGCCGGGTAAAGGATGCGCTGGCAATGGTGCAGCTGGAGCACTTTGCCGATCGCCGTCCGCATCAGCTTTCCGGTGGCCAGCAACAGCGTGTGGCCATTGCCCGCGCGGTAGTCAATCGCCCTGAAGTGCTGCTGCTGGACGAATCCCTCTCGGCGCTGGACTACAAGCTGCGCCGTCAGATGCAGAACGAGCTGAAAGCCCTGCAGCGTAAGCTCGGCATTACCTTTGTCTTTGTCACCCACGATCAGGAAGAGGCGCTGACCATGTCCGATCGCATCGTGGTCATGCGCGACGGCAAGGTAGTGCAGGATGGTACACCACGCGAAATCTACGAAGAGCCCGAAAACCTGTTTGTTGCCCGCTTTATCGGCGAAATTAATGTCTTTGACGCTGAAGTGCTCGCCAGCGACAGCGCGCCAGACGTGCGGGCCCGGGTAGAGGGACGCGAGTGCGAGATCCACTGTACTTTCCCGGTTAGCGTGGGTGACCGGCT
Encoded here:
- the phoP gene encoding two-component system response regulator PhoP, whose amino-acid sequence is MRVLVVEDNALLRHHLAVQLRDMGHQVDAAEDAKEADYFLREHLPDIALVDLGLPDEDGMSLIRRWRSDAVRQPILVLTAREGWQAKVEALEAGADDYVTKPFHIEEVAARLQALMRRNSGHASQIIDMAPFQVDLSRRELTVNEEPVKLTAFEYTIVETLIRNAGKVVSKDSLMLQLYPDAELRESHTIDVLMGRLRKKILALHPTDVIATVRGQGYRFDL
- the phoQ gene encoding two-component system sensor histidine kinase PhoQ, which gives rise to MSWFNRYRPISLRARFLLASAAIVLFLSLSYGMVAVIGYVVSFDKNTYRVMRGESNLFFTLAQWHDNKLTIAQPERMTLNFPTLVFIYDEHGKLLWQQRDVPDIRKKIRREWLLKPDFYEIDTSNRTSMVAMGNNLNAKQRLNDWDTDSNDTFTHSVAVNRYDATTNLPALTIVVVDSIPQELQHSDVVWSWFSYVLAANLILIIPLLWLAAHWSLRPIGTLTQQVRELETSQRENLADNPPQELRSLVRNLNLLLTNERQRYTRYRTTLSDLTHSLKTPLAVLQSTLRSLRNGKELTVEQAEPVMLEQISRISQQVGYYLHRASMQADHNPLQRDIHSVSGLLDKLCSALNKVYQRKGVAITLDISPELSFIGDQNDFMEVLGNVLDNACKYCLEFIEVSAFQSENALHLYIDDDGPGIPESKRDLVFVRGQRADTLRPGQGLGLAVVRDILEQYDGNVIATSSALGGTRMEVVFQRQEVEHHRE
- a CDS encoding ribosomal protein uL16 3-hydroxylase → MDYQLDINWPDFIQRYWQKRPVVLKRGFKNFVDPLSPDELAGLAMENEVDSRLVSHQDGKWQVSHGPFESYDHLGENNWSLLVQAVNHWHEPSAALMRPFRFLPDWRVDDLMVSFAVPGGGVGPHFDQYDVFIIQGTGRRRWRVGEKVALKQHCPHPDLLQVEPFDAIIDEELEPGDILYIPPGFPHEGYSLENALNYSVGFRAPSGRELISGFADYALANELGSLRFSDPDVPARDCPSQILPQEIEGVRQLMLDVVNQPAQFEQWFGEFISQSRHELDVAPPEPPYQPDEIYDALQQGDALSRLGGLRVLTIGEAVYINGERVECSRPDVMAVLANHYRITLEDLGDALDDPAVLAQIAGLVNAGYLYFGEE
- the pepT gene encoding peptidase T, whose amino-acid sequence is MEQLLERFLSYVAVETQAKPQARQVPSSEGQWTLARQLQEELLALGFVDVTLSDHCCVMGTLPANVDWPTPVIGFISHMDTSPDFTAKHVNPQIIEDYRGGDIALGNGNEVLSPVMFPVLHKLIGHTLITTDGKTLLGADDKAGIAEIMTAMAQLANSDTPHGAIRVAFTPDEEIGRGTSHFDVEAFAADWAYTIDGSDLGEFEYENFNAASATVKIVGNNVHPGSAKGVMVNALELANQFHAAVPAGEKPQYTDGYEGFYHLHQIKGSVEHAEMLYIIRDFETESFEQRKQTLLQIAAEINKTLHPDCSVTVEITNSYRNMREKVEPFPHIIDLALQAMRDCGIEPVVKPIRGGTDGSSLSWKGLPCPNIFTGGYNYHGKHEFASLNIMAKSVEVIVRLSELAAQKKD
- the potA gene encoding spermidine/putrescine ABC transporter ATP-binding protein PotA: MTQTRAQQALVTLSGISKAFDGKTIIDDFNLTIHHGEFITLLGPSGCGKTTILRLIAGLEAADRGRISLDDQDITDTPAEHRHVNTVFQSYALFPHMTVSENVAFGLRMQKTPSAEIESRVKDALAMVQLEHFADRRPHQLSGGQQQRVAIARAVVNRPEVLLLDESLSALDYKLRRQMQNELKALQRKLGITFVFVTHDQEEALTMSDRIVVMRDGKVVQDGTPREIYEEPENLFVARFIGEINVFDAEVLASDSAPDVRARVEGRECEIHCTFPVSVGDRLHVLLRPEDLRVQEIHDDSASDGLIGYVRERNYKGMTLESAVELENGKLVTVSEFFNEDDPDVDHSLNQKMAVSWVPGWEVVLPYEADA